A single genomic interval of Cucumis sativus cultivar 9930 chromosome 7, Cucumber_9930_V3, whole genome shotgun sequence harbors:
- the LOC101212521 gene encoding brefeldin A-inhibited guanine nucleotide-exchange protein 1 isoform X2: MQVQFGAQTRDSVTVGFRFLNAIKQFLCLSLLKNSALSAMAIFQLQCCIFTSLLTKFRSGLKAEVGIFFPMLVLRVLENVLQPSFLQKMTVLNLLDKISQDSQTMVDIFVNYDCDVDSPNIFERIVNGLLKTALGPPSGSTTTLSPAQDITFRLESVKCLVSIIKSMGTWMDQQMKLDDTNILKTSESDASPENQISGEETAAVDSELQSDGNSEFSDAATLEQRRAYKIELQKGISLFNRKPSRGIEFLISTKKVGGSPEEVASFLKNTNGLNETVIGDYLGEREEFPLKVMHAYVDSFNFKVMDFGEAIRFFLRGFRLPGEAQKIDRIMEKFAERYCKCNPDSFTSADTAYVLAYSVIMLNTDAHNNMVKEKMTKADFIRNNRGIDDGKDLPDEYLGALYDQIVRNEIKMNSDSSASQSKQATSINKLLGLDGILNLVSWKQTEEKAVGANGLLIRHIQEQFKAKSGKSESVYHAVTDVTILRFMVEVFWGPMLAAFSVTLDQSDDKLATSQCLLGFRYAVHVTAVMGLQTQRDAFVTSMAKFTYLHCAADMKQKNVEAVKAIISIAIEDGDFLQEAWEHIFTCLSRIENLQLLGEGAPSDASFLTTSNIETEEKALKTAGLSSLKRKGSLQNPAVMAVVRGGSYDSTSLGANSSPGPVTPDQINHLISNLHLLHQIGNFELNHVFAHSQSLNSEAIVAFVKALCKVAIAELQSPTDPRVFSLTKLVEVAHYNMNRIRLVWSRMWNVLSDFFVSVGLSENLSVAIFVMDSLRQLAMKFLEREELANYNFQNEFLRPFVIVMQKSGSTEIRELIVRCISQMVLSRVNNVKSGWKSVFMVFTAAAADERKNIVLLAFETMEKIVREYFPYITETETTTFTDCVRCLITFTNSRFNSDVSLNAIAFLRFCAVKLAEGGLVCYEMAGDNVSSNSPDEPTPTPTPTPTDKDDYASYWVPLLAGLSKLTSDPRSPIRKSSLEVLFNILKDHGHLFSRQFWVGVINSVVFPIFNSLHDKKEVDMDENDKYTEGSTWDSDTCAVAADCLVDLFVSFFNVIRSQLPGVVAILTGFIRSPIQGPASTGVAALMRLAGDLANRLTENEWREIFLALKEAATLTVPGFLKVLRTMDDINVPGISQSCYDVDAASDQGLSTDGFDDDDLQTASYIVSRMKSHISMQLLVLQVITDLYKNHTQPFSQGNISIILEIFSSISTHAQKLNSDTVLQKKLQKACSILEISDPPMVHFENESYQSYLNFLQNMLANNPLLSNSTLIESELVTVCAQILHIYLKCTGTQNELKETNQPVQHWILPLGAARKEELAARTSLVVSALRVLCGFEKDLFKRYVPQLFPLLVELVRSEHSSGEVQVVLSIIFQSCIGPIIMQ; this comes from the exons CGATGGCCATCTTCCAGCTGCAATGTTGTATTTTTACTAGCTTGTTGACAAAATTTAGATCAGGATTAAAAGCAGAAGTTGGCATCTTCTTTCCCATGCTTGTCCTCCGAGTGCTTGAGAATGTACTTCAGCCTAGTTTCTTGCAGAAGATGACCGTGCTCAATTTGTTGGATAAGATATCTCAAGATTCACAGACTATGGTGGACATTTTTGTCAACTATGATTGTGATGTTGATTCTCCAAACATTTTTGAGAG GATTGTGAATGGCCTTTTGAAAACTGCTCTTGGACCGCCTTCTGGTTCAACCACGACTTTGTCTCCAGCACAGGATATTACATTTAGGCTTGAATCTGTTAAGTGTTTAGTAAGCATCATTAAATCAATGGGAACTTGGATGGACCAACAAATGAAGCTAGACGATACAAATATTCTCAAAACTTCTGAGAGCGATGCATCACCTGAGAATCAAATAAGTGGGGAAGAAACAGCTGCTGTTGACTCTGAGCTCCAATCAGATGGAAATTCTGAGTTCTCAGATGCTGCTACCCTTGAGCAAAGGAGAGCTTACAAAATCGAACTCCAG AAAGGTATTTCGCTGTTCAATAGGAAACCTTCCAGGGGCATTGAGTTTCTGATCAGCACAAAAAAAGTTGGTGGTTCTCCTGAAGAGGTGGCTTCTTTTCTCAAGAATACAAACGGCCTGAATGAAACAGTCATTGGTGATTATTTGGGTGAAAGGGAGGAATTCCCTTTGAAAGTTATGCATGCTTATGTTGattcctttaattttaaagtgatGGACTTTGGCGAAGCAATAAGGTTTTTCCTGCGGGGCTTCAGGTTACCAGGAGAAGCACAAAAGATTGATCGGATCATGGAGAAGTTTGCCGAGCGGTACTGTAAATGTAACCCAGATTCATTTACGAGTGCAGATACTGCTTATGTTCTTGCTTATTCTGTAATCATGCTGAACACAGATGCTCATAATAACATGGTGAAAGAAAAG ATGACAAAAGCTGATTTTATTCGGAACAATCGAGGAATTGATGACGGCAAGGACTTACCCGACGAGTATCTTGGTGCTCTTTATGATCAGATTGTTAGGAATGAAATTAAGATGAATTCTGATTCTTCTGCTTCACAAAGTAAGCAGGCAACTAGCATCAACAAACTTTTGGGCTTGGATGGTATACTCAATTTAGTTTCTTGGAAGCAGACAGAAGAAAAAGCTGTTGGTGCAAATGGGCTTCTTATAAGGCACATACAGGAGCAGTTTAAGGCGAAATCTGGAAAATCTGA ATCTGTTTATCACGCTGTGACGGATGTAACAATATTGAGGTTTATGGTGGAAGTTTTCTGGGGTCCTATGTTGGCGGCATTCAGTGTGACTCTTGACCAAAGTGATGATAAGCTTGCTACTTCTCAATGCTTACTAGGCTTTCGGTATGCTGTGCATGTTACAGCTGTCATGGGCTTGCAGACTCAACGGGACGCATTTGTGACATCCATGGCTAAGTTTACCTATCTTCATTGTGCTGCagatatgaaacaaaaaaacgtTGAAGCTGTGAAG GCTATAATATCGATTGCCATAGAGGATGGTGATTTTCTTCAAGAGGCATGGGAGCACATATTTACATGTCTCTCTAGAATTGAAAACTTACAATTATTGGGAGAGGGTGCACCATCTGATGCATCGTTTTTGACCACATCAAATATTGAAACTGAAGAAAAAGCTCTGAAGACGGCAGGTTTATCATCTCTGAAGAGAAAAGGAAGTCTCCAAAATCCAGCTGTTATGGCTGTTGTTCGTGGAGGTTCATACGACAGCACCTCTCTCGGAGCAAATTCTTCTCCAGGACCAGTGACTCCTGATCAGATTAACCACCTAATTTCAAACTTGCATTTGCTCCATCAAATAGGCAATTTTGAGTTGAACCACGTATTTGCTCATAGTCAAAGCTTGAACAGTGAAGCGATAGTAGCATTCGTGAAGGCTCTTTGCAAAGTTGCTATTGCAGAGTTGCAGTCTCCTACAGACCCACGTGTGTTCAGCCTCACTAAATTAGTTGAAGTGGC GCATTACAACATGAACCGTATCAGATTGGTGTGGTCTCGCATGTGGAATGTTCTTTCTGATTTCTTTGTATCAGTTGGCTTGTCAGAAAACCTTTCGGTTGCAATATTTGTGATGGACTCTTTGAGGCAGCTCgcaatgaaatttttggagcGTGAGGAGCTTGCAAATTATAACTTCCAGAATGAATTTCTGCGACCCTTCGTAATAGTTATGCAGAAAAGCGGCTCCACAGAAATTAGGGAATTGATAGTTCGATGCATTTCGCAGATGGTTCTCAGTCGGGTCAATAATGTGAAATCTGGATGGAAAAGTGTTTTTATG GTTTTcactgctgctgctgctgacGAGCGGAAGAATATTGTCTTATTGGCTTTTGAAACCATGGAAAAAATAGTTCGAGAATATTTTCCTTACATAACTGAGACCGAAACTACAACATTTACCGATTGTGTCCGATGTCTGATTACTTTTACAAATAGCAGATTTAATAGTGATGTCAGTCTCAATGCCATTGCGTTCCTTCGCTTTTGTGCTGTAAAACTTGCAGAAGGGGGACTCGTTTGCTATGAGATGGCTGGAGATAATGTTTCATCCAATTCTCCAGATGAACCCACTCCCACGCCCACTCCCACGCCCACTGACAAGGATGATTATGCTTCCTATTGGGTTCCTTTACTTGCAG GGCTATCAAAGTTAACATCTGATCCTCGATCACCCATCAGAAAAAGTTCTTTGGAAGTACTTTTTAATATCCTCAAAGATCATGGTCATCTTTTCTCACGTCAATTCTGGGTTGGTGTTATCAATTCCGTAGTCTTCCCCATATTCAATTCTTTACATGACAAGAAAGAAGTGGACATGGATGAAAACGACAAATACACAGAAGGAAGTACATGGGATTCTGATACCTGTGCAGTGGCAGCAGATTGTTTAGTAGATCTGTTTGTTAGTTTTTTCAATGTAATAAGATCTCAACTACCCGGCGTGGTGGCGATTCTTACGGGATTCATTAGGAGTCCAATCCAAGGTCCTGCCAGCACTGGTGTTGCTGCATTAATGCGTTTGGCAGGCGACTTGGCTAACAGGCTTACCGAAAACGAGTGGAGAGAGATCTTTCTTGCTTTGAAGGAAGCTGCCACATTAACCGTGCCTGGATTTCTCAAGGTCCTGAGGACCATGGATGACATCAATGTTCCCGGGATCTCTCAATCTTGTTATGACGTGGATGCAGCTTCAGATCAAGGTTTGTCAACCGATGgttttgatgatgatgatctGCAAACGGCCTCCTATATCGTTTCGAGAATGAAGAGTCATATCTCAATGCAACTCCTCGTCTTACAG GTCATAACTGATTTGTACAAGAACCATACCCAACCTTTCTCTCAAGGCAACATTTCCATCATTCTTGAGatcttttcttccatttccacACATGCCCAGAAACTTAATTCTGACACAGTCCTTCAAAAGAAGCTACAGAAAGCTTGCTCCATCCTAGAGATATCTGACCCACCCATGGTTCACTTCGAAAACGAGTCTTACCAGAGCTACCTCAACTTTCTCCAGAATATGCTAGCCAATAACCCGTTGCTCTCTAATTCAACTCTTATTGAATCCGAACTTGTCACTGTCTGTGCACAAATTTTGCATATCTACTTGAAGTGCACCGGGACACAGAATGAGCTGAAAGAAACCAACCAGCCTGTACAACATTGGATCCTTCCGTTGGGTGCAGCAAGGAAGGAGGAACTGGCTGCTCGAACATCTCTAGTTGTCTCAGCACTGCGGGTTCTATGCGGGTTTGAAAAGGACCTATTTAAAAGGTATGTTCCACAGCTTTTTCCATTGTTGGTAGAGCTTGTAAGGAGTGAACATAGCTCTGGAGAAGTTCAGGTTGTTTTGAGCATCATATTTCAATCATGTATAGGGCCAATAATTATGCAATAA